The proteins below are encoded in one region of Lagenorhynchus albirostris chromosome 7, mLagAlb1.1, whole genome shotgun sequence:
- the LOC132523234 gene encoding uncharacterized protein LOC132523234: MVSPARGQIRGPQTPPPRAPSSQREPDRSHPPYRDPARQRLILSISVMKKPRLGVLDVARTHRPSGWRTERGQRSVLPPPSGGQGPGLPDLAALSPGHRGRLANLSAVASAPCPLQVRLAAWPSCGAQMPSLPGTAHADPGDPKHRAWDLGLHFPRPSPASLFKEGGCRVTGGGISEHFWRSDDDHGHGLAIQLLVTELHPSSCGRRQAQDGNGAARTSPAPDLPARHHCTSPRPQNFSR, translated from the exons ATGGTGAGCCCAGCCCGAGGCCAGATCCGGGGACCCCAGACCCCGCCGCCACGTGCTCCATCTTCCCAGCGTGAGCCAGACCGTTCCCACCCACCCTACAGAGACCCAGCGAGGCAGCGCCTTATTCTCTCCATTTCAgtgatgaagaaaccaaggctcggAGTGCTTGA TGTTGCAAGGACTCACCGCCCTTCAGGCTGGAGAACAGAGCGAGGGCAGAGGTCGGTGCTTCCCCCACCCTCAGGAGGGCAGGGTCCGGGGCTCCCAGACCTCGCAGCACTCAGCCCTGGCCACAGAGGACGCCTTGCAAACCTCTCGGCAG TTGCCAGCGCTCCCTGCCCCCTACAAGTCAGACTGGCCGCCTGGCCCAGCTGCGGAGCTCAGATGCCCAGCCTGCCAGGCACCGCTCACGCTGACCCTGGGGACCCAAAGCACAGAGCCTGGGACCTGGGCCTGCACTTCCCCAG GCCTTCTCCCGCCAGCCTGTTCAAGGAGGGGGGATGCAGAGTAACCGGCGGCGGCATCAGCGAACACTTCTGGAGGAGTGATGATGACCACGGACACGGCCTCGCCATTCAGCTCCTGGTGACAGAGCTCCATCCCAGTAGCTGCGGACGCCGGCAGGCCCAGGACGGCAACGGCGCGGCACGCACCTCTCCTGCCCCTGATCTCCCTGCTCGCCATCACTGCACCTCGCCGAGGCCTCAGAACTTCTCCCGCTGA